Proteins from one Diprion similis isolate iyDipSimi1 chromosome 3, iyDipSimi1.1, whole genome shotgun sequence genomic window:
- the LOC124405015 gene encoding prestin-like yields MADIGPEVTVRRPVYQLNELQRVCDYTKPKRPIGKAVSKKCRSFSLGEFLRRTIPLTNWLPKYGWRREISGDLVAGVTVAVMHIPQGMAYAILGNVSPVIGIYMAFFPVLVYLFLGTSKHNSMGSFALVCLMTGKIVARHSSPGLTAGNGTTVESTFPEESGYYSSTEVATAITFTVAIIQLGMHFLRLGVISTLLSDTLVSGFTTAAAIHVLTSQIKDLLGLKLPSRTGIFKIVMTYVDIFSYIENLNITATILSAVTIIVLTFNNEVLKVLLAKKCAIPIPIEMLAVLAGTILSTQLNLADGYGVTTVGNIPVGLPPPTLPPLELVPVVFVDSFVITMVSYTISMSMALIFAQRNNYEVDSNQELLAQGAGNLVGSFFSCMPFTASLSRSMIQETVGGRSQLASLVSCGLLLCVLLWVGPFFEPLPRCVLASIIVVALKGMLLQVRQFRKFWSLSRVDAAVWMTTFLTVVFLDIEYGLLAGMTVSLVSLLILSMRPYVCRMGLVPGTEIYLDVKRYRGTVELPGVKMLHYCGGLNFASRHLFRNEAYKIAGVVPQEELIKRSKIAAKETERIEKTEQKGYVNGGFDEEHVDGFSSITPNILKVLILDLSALTYVDPAGVGTLRNIIDEFHTIQVTVYITGCSGPVYETMRKCNTAERKEGHYFTMFPTIGDAVNFALHQRSFTLTSPIPPQEVHPEEDECCSSRL; encoded by the exons ATGGCGGATATCGGCCCAGAAGTTACCGTTCGAAGGCCCGTTTATCAGCTCAACGAACTCCAGCGAGTCTGTGATTACACGAAGCCCAAAAGACCGA TCGGTAAGGCAGTCTCGAAGAAGTGCCGGAGCTTCAGTCTCGGCGAGTTTTTGCGCCGGACGATTCCTCTGACCAATTGGCTCCCTAAATACGGATGGAGACGGGAAATATCCGGCGATCTTGTCGCCGGCGTTACCGTCGCCGTGATGCACATTCCGCAGGGGATGGCCTACGCCATATTGGGAAACGTGTCTCCGGTGATCGGTATCTACATGGCCTTCTTCCCGGTCCTGGTCTACCTCTTCCTCGGCACTTCGAAGCACAACTCGATGG GTTCCTTTGCTTTGGTCTGCCTCATGACCGGTAAGATCGTCGCTCGGCACAGTTCACCGGGACTTACAGCCGGAAATGGAACCACTGTAGAGTCGACTTTTCCCGAGGAAAGCGGCTACTATTCGTCGACGGAAGTGGCGACCGCGATCACATTCACAGTCGCCATTATCCAG CTCGGCATGCACTTTTTGCGACTTGGCGTCATTTCCACCCTGCTTTCGGACACTCTCGTCAGCGGATTCACCACTGCGGCAGCCATCCATGTTCTGACGTCACAGATCAAGGATCTTTTGGGGTTGAAGCTGCCTAGTCGAACCGGTATCTTCAAAATCGTCATG ACCTACGTCGACATCTTTAGCTACATTGAAAACCTCAACATCACTGCGACCATTCTGTCCGCAGTCACGATCATCGTTTTAACATTCAACAACGAAGTGTTGAAG GTTTTGCTGGCTAAGAAGTGCGCGATTCCCATACCGATCGAAATGCTAGCAGTTCTCGCTGGCACGATTTTGTCCACGCAGTTGAACCTGGCCGACGGTTACGGCGTTACGACAGTCGGGAACATCCCAGTCGG GTTACCGCCCCCGACTTTACCGCCCCTGGAACTCGTTCCTGTAGTTTTCGTCGACAGCTTCGTAATAACTATGGTTTCTTACACCATATCGATGTCCATGGCTTTGATATTTGCCCAGAGGAACAACTACGAGGTTGATTCAAACCAAGAACTCCTGGCTCAA GGTGCAGGTAACCTGGTGGGTTCCTTCTTTTCCTGCATGCCGTTCACAGCCTCGCTGTCAAGGTCGATGATCCAGGAAACGGTCGGGGGTCGAAGTCAACTGGCGAGTTTAGTGTCCTGCGGTTTATTGCTCTGCGTGCTGCTTTGGGTCGGTCCGTTTTTCGAGCCACTTCCAAGG TGCGTTTTGGCCAGCATAATCGTCGTCGCCCTCAAGGGGATGCTCCTGCAAGTCAGGCAGTTCCGCAAGTTCTGGTCCCTCTCTCGGGTCGACGCTGCCGTTTGGATGACCACCTTCCTCACGGTGGTCTTCCTCGACATTGAGTACGGGCTTTTGGCCGGGATGACCGTGTCGCTGGTTTCGCTGCTCATCCTATCCATGCGGCCTTACGTATGCAGAATGGGCCTGGTACCCGGAACCGAGATTTACCTCGACGTCAAGCGTTACAGAGGA ACAGTCGAGTTGCCTGGGGTAAAAATGCTCCACTATTGCGGTGGGCTGAACTTCGCTTCCCGCCATCTTTTCCGAAACGAGGCTTACAAGATTGCCGGGGTTGTACCTCAGGAGGAACTGATAAAGCGGTCGAAAATCGCGGCCAAAGAGACGGAGAGGATTGAAAAAACCGAGCAA aaGGGGTACGTCAACGGAGGATTTGACGAGGAACACGTGGACGGATTTTCGAGCATCACTCCAAACATC TTGAAAGTCTTGATATTGGATCTCTCGGCGTTGACTTACGTCGATCCAGCTGGCGTTGGAACGCTTCGCAACATCATCGACGAGTTCCATACAATACAAGTCACGGTTTATATAACCGGGTGTTCAG GTCCCGTCTACGAAACGATGAGAAAGTGCAACACTGCCGAGAGAAAGGAGGGTCACTACTTCACAATGTTTCCGACGATCGGGGACGCGGTGAACTTCGCACTTCACCAGAGATCCTTCACTCTGACCTCGCCGATCCCGCCCCAGGAAGTTCATCCAGAGGAAGACGAATGCTGCTCGAGCAGATTATGA